One part of the Terrimicrobium sacchariphilum genome encodes these proteins:
- a CDS encoding sensor histidine kinase: protein MADRVQPLIGVAEWEPVLQRFAAATGLTLVLCDDLGEPLSPPWVGNPLGEVLVRFGAWSEGGCLRDSARSAVARCLRDEATHFATVGILSFAAIPVSGGDGFRGCLLAGWIFTDFPEPVSTDRFARDLGLPFLELWQVVRQVSPVGSEKLRMYADLFEIVAVEIAGRRHREARHHEEMTSLLERERRLEEESRAKDQFFALASHELRNPLMPVLGWIPLVRTYCERNQIDEAWKGLDIIERNVRQQLHLIGEMLDLSRLLVGKVVLEPENVEPANAVREALESASAALQDRRLSLAMELQDHLPPVYADRQRLLQCLSNLAANAIKFTPDGGRIVIGAHMRSGAVEFHVADTGIGLQPEELQSIFKPFSQGEEGRAGRFGGLGIGLSVVRNLVELHGGQVRAESAGPGQGATFFITLPASRATGMPARPAVSETAS from the coding sequence TTGGCCGATCGCGTGCAGCCGCTCATCGGGGTGGCTGAGTGGGAGCCCGTATTGCAGCGTTTTGCGGCGGCAACCGGACTGACCCTCGTGCTGTGTGATGACTTGGGCGAGCCCCTATCCCCGCCCTGGGTCGGGAATCCCTTGGGCGAGGTGCTTGTCCGCTTCGGCGCATGGAGTGAGGGAGGCTGTCTCAGGGACTCTGCCCGGTCTGCCGTGGCGAGATGCCTTCGTGATGAGGCGACGCACTTTGCGACTGTCGGGATTCTGAGCTTCGCGGCGATTCCGGTTTCTGGCGGAGATGGGTTTCGGGGCTGCCTGCTGGCCGGTTGGATTTTCACGGATTTTCCCGAACCAGTCTCGACAGACCGCTTTGCCCGCGACCTGGGGCTGCCATTCCTCGAACTGTGGCAGGTCGTCCGCCAGGTCTCCCCGGTAGGCTCTGAGAAGCTGCGCATGTATGCCGACCTGTTTGAGATTGTCGCGGTGGAAATCGCCGGACGGAGGCACCGGGAGGCCCGGCATCATGAGGAGATGACGAGTCTGCTGGAGCGCGAGCGAAGGCTGGAGGAAGAGTCCCGCGCGAAGGATCAGTTTTTTGCCCTTGCCTCGCATGAGCTGCGCAATCCCCTGATGCCGGTGCTCGGCTGGATCCCTCTCGTGCGCACCTATTGCGAACGCAATCAAATCGACGAGGCCTGGAAGGGGCTCGACATCATCGAGCGAAACGTCCGGCAGCAACTCCACCTTATCGGCGAAATGCTCGACCTCTCCCGGCTGCTCGTCGGCAAGGTGGTGCTCGAGCCTGAGAACGTGGAGCCTGCCAATGCCGTCCGCGAGGCGCTCGAGTCTGCGAGCGCCGCGCTGCAGGATCGACGTCTCTCCCTGGCGATGGAACTTCAGGATCACCTGCCTCCCGTGTATGCAGATCGCCAACGGCTGCTGCAGTGTCTTTCCAACCTGGCTGCCAACGCGATCAAGTTCACTCCAGACGGCGGTCGGATCGTTATCGGCGCGCACATGCGCTCGGGAGCGGTGGAGTTCCATGTTGCCGATACCGGCATCGGTTTGCAGCCCGAGGAGTTGCAGTCAATATTCAAACCCTTCAGCCAGGGCGAGGAGGGGCGGGCCGGTCGATTCGGTGGTTTGGGAATCGGGCTGTCGGTGGTGCGCAACCTCGTCGAGCTGCACGGCGGGCAGGTCCGGGCGGAATCCGCAGGACCCGGGCAGGGAGCAACGTTTTTCATCACTCTGCCCGCATCTCGCGCGACAGGTATGCCCGCACGACCTGCCGTTTCCGAGACCGCCTCGTGA
- a CDS encoding ATPase domain-containing protein: MSDLVPIGIRGLDEILFGGVKRGNILLLEGAAGVGKTTLGLEFIYRGVVEQNEPGLVVTFEMSPQKLMRDAKAFGWELGRLEETGKLRIIYTSPLVLLQELHAHDGLLIQQVRKMKARRLLLDGLSPLRLFGEQFNGRPFRDSLHLLVETLQREDVTAMLTRETPENEGARGGELAHEQFVCDTVLTLRNDFNGRNRARSITISKSRGQDFVPGRHTLRIESGEGVRVYQRAQSRARCVTEQPTSTTRSSIGTAELDGLVGNGVLDGSTTLTVGVSGTGKTVMGLQFLAEGVRQGKPGLLVTLDEHPNQILRNARGLGIPMHRYVKEGKVHICYESPQELELDVHFDRIARLVEEHKVQRVLIDSLSAYVMAEDRKREFHDFIYALTTFFKDRLLTVFMNYESPELLGVSQISEEIKVSTIVDNIILLNYVEFSNRLRRAITVPKARGSAPSRITREFRITKRGVELEPAMSEDGENVPQLPFSAYYGILARSPARHSPVIDDHLMNGAGASLESVGRQAGEDTALADGPAGKEPANLRRKTSSRIPKGRK, from the coding sequence ATGAGCGACCTTGTCCCTATTGGCATCCGCGGCTTGGATGAAATTCTTTTTGGGGGCGTGAAGCGGGGGAACATTCTGCTCCTGGAGGGTGCGGCGGGAGTGGGCAAGACAACCCTCGGCCTCGAGTTTATCTATCGCGGTGTCGTGGAGCAGAACGAGCCGGGGCTGGTGGTGACCTTTGAGATGTCGCCGCAGAAGCTGATGCGGGATGCGAAGGCGTTTGGCTGGGAGCTCGGGCGGCTCGAGGAGACGGGGAAGCTGCGAATCATCTACACCTCGCCGCTGGTGCTCCTGCAGGAGCTGCACGCGCACGACGGGCTGCTCATCCAGCAGGTGCGCAAGATGAAAGCCCGCCGCCTGCTGCTCGACGGGCTTTCTCCGCTCCGGCTCTTCGGCGAGCAATTCAACGGGCGGCCGTTTCGTGATTCGCTGCATTTGCTGGTGGAGACGCTCCAGCGCGAGGATGTGACCGCCATGCTGACCCGGGAGACGCCTGAAAATGAGGGCGCGCGGGGCGGTGAGCTGGCCCACGAGCAGTTTGTCTGCGACACGGTGCTGACGCTGAGGAATGACTTCAACGGGCGAAATCGCGCACGGTCGATTACGATTTCCAAGTCCCGGGGCCAGGACTTTGTGCCGGGCCGCCATACGCTGCGCATCGAGAGCGGCGAGGGCGTGCGGGTGTATCAGCGAGCGCAGAGCCGGGCGCGCTGCGTCACCGAGCAGCCCACGTCGACGACCCGGTCTTCCATCGGTACGGCGGAACTCGACGGACTCGTCGGAAACGGCGTACTGGATGGTTCCACCACCCTGACGGTGGGAGTGTCTGGCACGGGGAAGACGGTGATGGGTTTGCAGTTTCTGGCAGAGGGCGTCCGGCAGGGAAAGCCGGGCCTGCTGGTCACGCTCGACGAACATCCCAACCAGATCCTCCGCAACGCGCGCGGCCTGGGGATTCCCATGCATCGTTATGTGAAGGAGGGGAAGGTCCATATCTGCTACGAGTCTCCCCAGGAGCTGGAGCTGGATGTGCATTTTGATCGCATCGCCCGCCTGGTCGAGGAGCACAAGGTCCAGCGCGTCCTGATCGATTCCCTTTCCGCCTACGTCATGGCGGAGGACCGGAAGCGGGAGTTTCATGATTTCATCTACGCGCTCACCACGTTTTTCAAGGACCGGCTGCTGACGGTCTTTATGAACTACGAGAGCCCCGAACTGCTGGGCGTCTCCCAGATCTCGGAAGAGATCAAGGTTTCCACGATCGTGGACAACATCATCCTCCTGAATTACGTGGAATTTTCCAACCGGCTGCGGAGGGCCATCACCGTTCCCAAGGCGAGGGGAAGCGCGCCCTCGCGGATCACGCGAGAGTTTCGGATCACAAAAAGAGGGGTGGAGCTGGAGCCCGCCATGTCCGAGGACGGGGAGAATGTCCCGCAGCTTCCCTTCTCGGCCTACTATGGCATCCTGGCGCGCTCTCCGGCGCGGCACAGCCCGGTCATCGACGATCACCTGATGAACGGAGCGGGCGCCTCGCTGGAGTCTGTGGGCAGGCAAGCGGGAGAGGATACCGCCCTGGCCGACGGGCCGGCGGGCAAGGAGCCTGCCAATCTCCGCAGGAAAACCTCCAGCCGCATTCCAAAGGGAAGGAAATGA